Proteins from a genomic interval of Alteromonas macleodii ATCC 27126:
- a CDS encoding response regulator transcription factor — MSSDFHLQSILVIDDDLELTEMLSTYLSSMGYQVQVRNDGEEGLSEAVSGRHYDLILLDVMMPKMDGFDVLKKLRVSHSTPVLMLTARGDDYDRILGLEMGADDYLPKPFNHRELVARIKAIVRRHNLSSTGGAVEQDLFVNGIFLSPSSQLAKVDDVELTLTTTEFLILRLLMLNAAQRVTKEEISLKILGKPLQAFDRSIDMHVSNLRKKISAVAVDEKIKTIRGVGYMLIVGSH, encoded by the coding sequence ATGAGTTCAGATTTTCATTTGCAGTCTATCCTTGTTATTGATGATGACCTTGAGCTAACTGAAATGCTCTCCACGTACCTGTCGAGTATGGGATATCAAGTGCAAGTGCGTAACGACGGCGAAGAAGGGTTATCTGAAGCTGTATCTGGACGACATTACGATCTTATTTTATTGGATGTGATGATGCCAAAGATGGATGGCTTCGATGTGTTGAAAAAACTTCGTGTCAGCCATAGCACGCCTGTACTTATGTTGACAGCAAGAGGCGATGATTACGACCGCATTTTAGGTCTGGAAATGGGCGCCGATGATTATTTACCGAAACCGTTTAACCATCGTGAGCTGGTGGCGCGAATAAAAGCGATTGTGCGTCGTCATAATCTTTCCTCAACGGGAGGAGCGGTGGAACAAGATTTATTTGTGAATGGCATCTTTTTAAGCCCAAGCAGCCAGCTCGCTAAAGTAGACGATGTGGAATTAACGCTAACCACAACTGAGTTTTTAATTTTGCGCTTACTAATGCTAAATGCCGCTCAGCGGGTAACGAAAGAAGAAATAAGCTTAAAGATACTCGGCAAGCCACTGCAAGCTTTTGACAGAAGCATTGATATGCATGTTAGCAATCTGCGAAAGAAAATCAGTGCAGTAGCCGTAGATGAAAAAATAAAAACCATCCGCGGAGTAGGGTACATGTTAATTGTTGGAAGCCATTAA
- a CDS encoding Spy/CpxP family protein refolding chaperone, which produces MKKLLIASATVAAISLGGLALAQPAGPGMRHHEPVKEIVKHLRGLSLSDSQREEIKTLISAFKDANPRPENHDSEKPSFDFETASEAQISTFIQTQLEERESKHFALAQLRHNIFNVLSEEQRAKVLAREESRDQKRAAKGDKRRNASDEQKSQFAKRMDDEGKGKKFRGHGKGERGDRDHQRNGTPFKGIDLTDDQLANLAELRESFKGTSKANRETLRSFKDAQRDLIRSSSFSQDSWNALVAQYKDDLVSAGVEKAKQRQAMFAVLTPEQQAELKAQREEGRKLRDLLRS; this is translated from the coding sequence ATGAAAAAGTTATTAATTGCTAGTGCAACTGTAGCGGCGATTAGCTTAGGTGGACTTGCGTTGGCTCAGCCAGCAGGCCCTGGTATGCGTCACCACGAACCGGTTAAAGAAATTGTTAAACACCTTCGCGGTTTAAGCTTAAGTGACTCACAACGCGAAGAGATAAAAACACTCATAAGCGCATTTAAAGACGCTAACCCTCGACCTGAAAATCACGATAGTGAGAAGCCAAGTTTCGATTTTGAAACTGCTTCTGAGGCACAAATCAGCACCTTTATACAAACTCAACTTGAAGAGCGTGAGTCGAAACACTTTGCGCTTGCGCAACTACGCCACAATATTTTTAACGTGCTAAGTGAAGAGCAGCGAGCGAAAGTCTTGGCACGCGAAGAAAGTAGAGATCAAAAAAGAGCGGCGAAAGGCGATAAGCGACGCAACGCGTCTGACGAGCAAAAGTCACAATTTGCAAAACGTATGGATGATGAAGGCAAAGGCAAAAAATTCCGTGGTCACGGTAAAGGTGAAAGAGGCGACAGAGATCACCAGCGGAATGGCACGCCGTTTAAAGGCATTGACCTGACCGATGATCAGCTGGCAAATCTTGCTGAACTTCGTGAATCATTCAAGGGTACATCCAAAGCCAATAGAGAAACGTTGCGAAGCTTTAAGGATGCCCAGCGCGATCTGATTAGAAGCTCGTCTTTCTCACAAGACTCTTGGAACGCTCTTGTTGCCCAGTACAAAGACGACCTTGTCAGTGCTGGTGTTGAAAAGGCCAAACAGCGCCAGGCCATGTTTGCAGTACTAACGCCTGAACAGCAAGCTGAGTTAAAAGCGCAGCGCGAAGAAGGTCGAAAGCTACGTGACTTACTGCGTTCTTAG
- a CDS encoding alpha/beta fold hydrolase, translated as MNWTFTSENNLASTFATYINPFWQNSVTQGHFSGKDNIKVRFAHCIPESPRATIVICSGRIESYLKYKEFIYDLYQNGFAVFILDHRGQGLSDRMTRDPQHGYVADFDDYVDDFVMFVETIVKPLQQGPLQLVCHSMGGAIGALTLLRLPNLFSKAVLASPMFGIKPALPNWLANGLIRTGLAVNRMKKKDAGYFFGQTPYIAFPFSLNKLTHSKTRYALFRELYDEEQDIQLGGVTTEWLAAAHQAMNKIESSARAITTPSLILSADDDAIIDNNRQRRVAQLMPNAKLEIVPRAYHELFTESDDIRERSVARILDFLTEDSST; from the coding sequence ATGAACTGGACGTTCACGTCTGAAAATAACTTAGCCAGCACTTTTGCCACGTATATCAATCCCTTCTGGCAAAACAGTGTTACTCAGGGCCACTTCTCTGGGAAAGACAATATCAAGGTACGCTTTGCGCACTGTATCCCAGAATCGCCGCGAGCTACCATTGTAATATGCTCTGGTCGAATCGAATCTTATTTAAAGTACAAAGAGTTCATTTACGATCTCTATCAAAATGGTTTCGCCGTATTCATCTTAGATCACAGAGGCCAAGGTTTGTCAGACAGGATGACCCGTGACCCTCAGCATGGTTATGTTGCCGATTTTGACGACTACGTTGATGACTTCGTTATGTTCGTAGAAACTATTGTAAAGCCACTGCAGCAAGGCCCGTTACAGCTGGTATGCCATTCGATGGGGGGCGCCATTGGTGCACTCACGCTGCTGCGTCTTCCGAATTTGTTTTCAAAAGCCGTTTTAGCTTCACCCATGTTTGGCATTAAACCCGCTCTGCCCAATTGGTTGGCGAATGGCTTAATTCGCACAGGCCTTGCGGTAAACAGGATGAAAAAGAAAGATGCGGGGTACTTTTTTGGTCAAACCCCGTATATCGCGTTTCCTTTTTCACTTAATAAGCTCACCCACAGCAAAACCCGCTATGCCCTGTTTCGTGAGCTGTATGACGAAGAACAGGATATTCAGCTTGGTGGCGTGACTACAGAGTGGTTGGCAGCGGCACATCAGGCTATGAACAAAATTGAAAGTAGCGCACGCGCTATTACAACGCCCTCGCTTATATTAAGTGCAGACGATGACGCGATTATTGATAATAACCGTCAGCGCCGCGTGGCTCAGCTTATGCCAAATGCAAAACTGGAAATAGTGCCCCGCGCTTACCATGAGCTATTCACCGAGTCTGACGACATTCGCGAGCGCTCTGTGGCGCGTATTCTCGACTTTTTGACAGAAGACTCGTCTACATAA
- a CDS encoding efflux RND transporter periplasmic adaptor subunit: MKLPLPIKVLLIAIIVFVPAYAVYAWLYSPQTNTEYLFQDAKIRDIELNLVSTGQLEPKRYVEVGAQVSGQVDNIHVEEGDIVKEGDLLVEIDARVFETQVQNSQAALDSKKAQLAQLRAERELAEVRAQRNQNLFKQNAVSQDVVVSSDTNLKVIDTKITASIAQIKADEASLEGDITKLGFAKIFAPISGTVATLPVREGQTLNANQNAPVLLQISDLSVMTLRAEVSEADVQKIKRGMPVYFSTLGDNKTFYHSTVRQVLPTPTVLNDVVLYQVLIDVENPDRTLMDAMTTQVFFVQEQVKGALSVPLAAVKGRARNQFVMLKQGDEVVRTPVKVGIKNRTHIQIIEGLSEGDEVVVGLADGTAMPAAGMRRVPGGQPPSGPPRRRDGF; encoded by the coding sequence TTGAAACTCCCTCTACCCATTAAAGTACTGCTCATTGCAATTATTGTGTTTGTGCCCGCTTATGCTGTTTATGCATGGCTATACTCACCTCAGACAAATACCGAATATCTCTTTCAAGATGCAAAGATACGAGACATCGAATTAAATTTGGTGTCTACAGGTCAGCTTGAGCCCAAGCGCTACGTAGAGGTAGGCGCGCAGGTTTCAGGTCAGGTAGACAATATTCACGTAGAAGAGGGGGATATTGTTAAAGAAGGCGATTTGCTGGTAGAGATCGATGCCCGTGTATTTGAAACACAAGTACAGAATTCTCAAGCGGCGCTGGACAGCAAAAAAGCACAGCTGGCTCAGCTGCGGGCAGAGCGAGAACTCGCCGAAGTGAGAGCGCAACGCAATCAAAATTTGTTTAAGCAAAATGCAGTCAGCCAAGATGTAGTCGTAAGCAGCGATACAAATCTTAAAGTTATCGATACCAAGATCACGGCGAGCATCGCACAGATTAAAGCCGACGAAGCCTCGCTGGAAGGGGATATTACTAAGCTCGGGTTTGCAAAGATATTTGCGCCAATATCCGGGACTGTAGCCACCTTACCGGTGCGTGAGGGGCAAACCCTGAATGCCAATCAAAACGCCCCCGTGTTGCTTCAAATTTCCGACTTATCAGTAATGACCCTACGCGCAGAAGTGTCTGAAGCCGATGTGCAGAAAATAAAGCGCGGCATGCCAGTCTATTTCTCTACCTTGGGCGATAACAAAACCTTCTACCACTCTACCGTTCGTCAAGTGCTACCAACACCCACAGTACTTAATGACGTAGTGCTATACCAAGTGCTAATCGATGTTGAGAATCCTGATCGCACGTTAATGGACGCCATGACTACCCAAGTGTTCTTTGTGCAAGAGCAGGTGAAAGGCGCGCTTTCTGTGCCGTTAGCGGCAGTAAAAGGACGAGCTCGCAATCAATTCGTGATGCTTAAACAGGGCGATGAGGTGGTTCGCACGCCAGTAAAAGTAGGCATAAAAAATAGAACCCATATTCAAATTATAGAAGGCCTATCAGAAGGTGATGAAGTGGTTGTGGGTCTAGCAGACGGCACCGCAATGCCGGCCGCGGGCATGCGCAGAGTGCCGGGTGGACAGCCGCCATCAGGCCCACCGCGCCGCCGTGACGGATTCTAA
- a CDS encoding ATP-binding protein, whose protein sequence is MVKLLRSISPTRAIMGRLFLWFWATFIVTSLLAIWGSRLFFEDLQVVQIKPREVEDLNQAIERMQRGRFQDLPLHETLDRNSRGVRGRLVAVDIRDNRLISGGGPPLRDNDKEDLLRLVNQTSPIAVKRGAFKILGPVFFERDNSRFALFAVKLDMPEKQTPPVLLFLAIALITTTLLSWLFAKTLTNPILHIQGSAKRLASGDWQTRVGKAAKRQDELGQLARDFNKMAEQLESMWGAQKRLLADVSHELRSPLARLQMALGLAHQQNVDPATLSRVEREADRMEALVSQLLTLSRAEAGEANMQKHALSLVLNDVLTDANFEVANKNKQLKIDDIPKKTVVIDSMMFCRAVENVLRNAIRHSKLVTHIAFSEDAQHWCIHITDDGDGLTIEECERIFSPFYRATLARERESGGVGLGLSIAKAAVELHHGRIIAEPAERGGLRVTMSFPKL, encoded by the coding sequence ATGGTAAAACTGTTACGCAGCATCAGCCCAACGCGGGCCATCATGGGCCGCTTGTTTCTGTGGTTTTGGGCAACGTTCATTGTTACATCGCTTTTGGCCATTTGGGGAAGTCGCCTCTTTTTTGAAGACCTTCAAGTTGTGCAAATAAAGCCTCGCGAAGTAGAAGATTTAAATCAAGCCATTGAGCGGATGCAGCGTGGGCGCTTTCAGGACCTACCGTTACATGAGACGCTAGATCGCAATTCACGTGGCGTGAGAGGTCGACTGGTTGCGGTAGATATTCGCGACAACCGCCTTATTTCAGGTGGAGGCCCTCCGCTTCGTGACAACGATAAAGAAGATTTACTGCGTTTGGTAAATCAAACCTCCCCGATTGCAGTAAAGCGCGGCGCATTCAAAATTCTCGGCCCGGTTTTCTTCGAGCGAGACAATTCACGCTTTGCGCTTTTTGCGGTAAAGCTAGATATGCCCGAAAAGCAAACTCCTCCGGTTCTACTGTTTTTGGCGATTGCACTTATTACTACCACGCTTTTGAGCTGGCTATTTGCTAAAACGCTGACCAACCCTATTTTGCACATTCAGGGTTCAGCAAAACGTTTAGCAAGCGGCGACTGGCAAACGCGGGTGGGCAAGGCTGCCAAGCGTCAGGATGAGTTAGGTCAGCTGGCGCGCGATTTCAATAAAATGGCTGAACAGCTCGAATCAATGTGGGGCGCACAAAAGCGATTATTGGCCGATGTGTCTCACGAACTTCGTTCACCCCTAGCGCGACTGCAAATGGCGCTAGGTCTTGCCCATCAGCAAAATGTAGACCCTGCCACGTTATCTCGTGTTGAGCGGGAGGCTGATCGTATGGAAGCGCTGGTAAGCCAATTACTTACTCTTAGTCGTGCTGAAGCTGGCGAAGCCAACATGCAAAAACACGCTTTGTCTTTAGTACTCAACGATGTGCTTACCGACGCTAACTTTGAAGTGGCAAACAAAAACAAGCAGTTAAAAATTGACGATATACCCAAAAAGACGGTAGTCATTGACAGCATGATGTTTTGTCGCGCTGTCGAGAATGTTCTTCGCAATGCCATACGTCATAGCAAACTCGTCACGCATATTGCGTTTAGCGAAGATGCGCAGCATTGGTGTATTCACATTACAGATGACGGCGACGGGTTAACCATTGAGGAATGTGAGCGTATATTTTCACCGTTTTACAGAGCAACTCTTGCCAGAGAGCGCGAGTCAGGAGGCGTAGGCTTGGGCTTATCCATTGCAAAAGCGGCAGTTGAGTTGCATCATGGACGCATAATCGCTGAACCTGCTGAGCGCGGTGGGCTACGAGTTACTATGTCATTTCCGAAGTTATGA
- the trmL gene encoding tRNA (uridine(34)/cytosine(34)/5-carboxymethylaminomethyluridine(34)-2'-O)-methyltransferase TrmL — protein MLDIVLYQPEIPPNTGNIIRLCANSGFMLHLIEPLGFEWDDKRVRRAGLDYHEFAHVKRHANLDAYLNDAKPKRVFACTTKGKAFHSDVSYEKGDALIFGPETRGLPDDYIQSLPPEQRVRIPMLPDSRSMNLSNAVSVFVYESWRQFGYEGAR, from the coding sequence ATGCTCGATATCGTACTCTATCAGCCAGAGATCCCGCCAAATACGGGAAACATCATCCGCTTATGCGCAAACAGTGGCTTTATGTTGCACTTAATCGAGCCCTTGGGCTTTGAATGGGACGATAAACGCGTTCGACGCGCAGGTTTAGATTATCATGAGTTTGCTCACGTAAAGCGCCACGCCAATTTAGACGCTTACCTGAATGATGCTAAGCCAAAACGGGTATTCGCTTGCACAACGAAAGGCAAAGCGTTTCACAGCGATGTGTCTTATGAAAAAGGCGATGCGTTAATTTTCGGACCGGAAACCCGAGGTTTACCAGACGACTATATTCAATCGCTTCCCCCAGAGCAGCGTGTTCGCATCCCTATGTTGCCAGACAGTCGTAGTATGAACTTGTCTAATGCAGTATCGGTATTTGTGTATGAAAGCTGGCGTCAGTTTGGTTACGAGGGTGCTCGTTAG